In a single window of the Pandoraea pulmonicola genome:
- a CDS encoding CesT family type III secretion system chaperone, with product MATQFEKVTVDLWRSLGLDVPEPVDGILSLQVSEQVIHVVEQPQDSLVMFGRIERMADHEIDQVLQANLFVDDPLQPVGARLSSDGSWVLWNRQSLDRCEIASMQHQLEMLSANLERLNQG from the coding sequence ATGGCAACCCAGTTTGAAAAGGTGACGGTCGATCTTTGGCGCTCTCTCGGGCTTGATGTTCCGGAGCCCGTCGACGGCATATTGAGCCTCCAGGTATCGGAGCAGGTCATCCACGTGGTAGAGCAGCCTCAGGATAGTCTCGTTATGTTCGGCAGAATCGAACGGATGGCCGATCATGAAATCGATCAAGTTCTCCAGGCGAATCTATTTGTGGATGATCCGCTTCAACCTGTCGGCGCGCGATTAAGCTCAGACGGTAGTTGGGTGTTGTGGAACCGTCAATCGTTGGATCGTTGCGAGATAGCCAGCATGCAGCACCAGTTGGAAATGCTGAGTGCAAATCTCGAGCGGTTGAACCAGGGTTGA
- a CDS encoding EscU/YscU/HrcU family type III secretion system export apparatus switch protein yields MSSSAKTEKPSEKKKQDESKRGKSWRSQDLVTLIMLLGGACFIRFGISVAGVFHTMFLAAENGFVIPLDDYTKRFVELFAITISGFILLVIVLAAIPNLLMSRFRFASEAIRLNFSAINPVSGFKKIFNLKNVKDAVKACLYLSIFALAMGLFWHSHRAEILSLARLPSSSLLPTLADLVFSLVLTLLLAALTIVLADAFLEYQLYIRELKMTREEVKRENKEQNGSPEIKQAQRRLGMELLSGEVLADVEKSSFIVANPTHIGIGLYINPDIAPLPFISVMETDERALAVIRHAKKMNVPVVQNIPLARKIFATHRRYSFVSEDCLNDIADILMWFLDIEKSQRAQYDEEETGEETGDETEDETQ; encoded by the coding sequence GTGAGTTCAAGCGCCAAGACAGAAAAACCATCCGAGAAAAAAAAGCAGGATGAAAGCAAGCGCGGAAAATCCTGGCGTAGCCAGGATCTCGTGACACTCATCATGCTGCTCGGCGGCGCGTGCTTTATCCGTTTCGGCATTTCCGTAGCGGGAGTGTTTCACACCATGTTCCTCGCCGCCGAGAATGGTTTTGTTATCCCTCTGGACGATTACACGAAGCGTTTCGTGGAGTTGTTCGCCATCACAATCTCCGGCTTTATCTTATTGGTTATCGTTCTGGCGGCGATACCCAATCTCCTGATGTCGCGCTTTCGCTTCGCCAGCGAGGCTATACGGTTGAATTTCTCGGCAATCAACCCGGTATCCGGCTTCAAGAAAATTTTCAATCTGAAAAACGTTAAAGATGCGGTCAAGGCGTGCTTATATTTGTCAATTTTTGCCTTGGCGATGGGTCTATTCTGGCACAGTCATCGCGCTGAAATTCTAAGCTTGGCACGACTCCCGTCCTCCAGCCTGTTACCGACTCTCGCTGATCTGGTTTTTTCACTGGTTCTGACACTTCTCCTGGCCGCGCTGACGATTGTGCTGGCGGACGCGTTTCTTGAATATCAGCTGTACATTCGCGAGTTGAAGATGACGCGAGAGGAAGTCAAGCGTGAGAACAAGGAGCAGAATGGATCGCCCGAGATCAAACAAGCGCAACGCCGCCTCGGCATGGAGCTGTTGTCCGGCGAAGTGCTGGCGGACGTTGAAAAGTCAAGCTTTATTGTCGCCAATCCAACCCACATCGGCATTGGACTGTATATCAATCCGGACATCGCGCCTCTGCCGTTTATCTCGGTGATGGAAACCGACGAGCGAGCCCTCGCCGTCATAAGACATGCGAAAAAAATGAATGTCCCTGTGGTCCAGAACATTCCCTTGGCACGCAAGATCTTTGCAACTCACCGACGCTACTCCTTCGTCTCCGAGGACTGCCTTAACGATATTGCCGACATCTTGATGTGGTTTTTGGATATTGAGAAGAGTCAACGGGCGCAATATGACGAAGAGGAGACCGGCGAGGAGACTGGCGACGAGACCGAAGATGAAACGCAATGA
- the sctT gene encoding type III secretion system export apparatus subunit SctT: protein MVETMSPHLEQSVLCVALGLARIGPALLFVPLFGEKALAPGLLRSAMIALISLSLLPVLAPTAQTLSDIPLLSTVLKEATIGLVLGFMFGAPYFAALTCGEILDNQRGATIAKAIDPAAGVEASILATLMGFLWTVTFALGGGLLHLLETLAASYRQIPIESALTFDANTLYGTARLLGQALLAGIAAAMPALAAMLLVEISLGVLSRFAPQLNPFSVAMTLKSLVACLILLLYFSGEAPRFLYNRFDNWSLPTLFQGDL, encoded by the coding sequence ATGGTGGAAACGATGTCACCTCACCTTGAGCAATCCGTACTGTGTGTAGCTCTCGGGCTGGCACGCATCGGTCCCGCCCTGTTGTTCGTCCCGCTATTCGGAGAAAAGGCACTGGCGCCGGGTCTCTTGCGCAGCGCGATGATAGCGCTGATCTCCCTCTCGCTGCTTCCGGTTCTCGCGCCAACAGCGCAAACGTTATCGGATATTCCCCTGCTGTCCACCGTGCTCAAAGAGGCGACCATAGGGCTCGTTCTCGGCTTCATGTTCGGCGCCCCTTACTTTGCCGCATTGACATGCGGAGAAATACTGGACAACCAGCGCGGCGCGACCATTGCGAAAGCGATCGATCCGGCGGCTGGCGTCGAGGCGTCAATATTGGCCACGCTCATGGGCTTTCTCTGGACGGTGACATTCGCACTTGGCGGGGGCCTGCTACATCTCCTCGAGACGCTGGCGGCAAGCTACCGGCAGATCCCCATAGAAAGTGCGCTGACATTCGATGCCAACACACTGTACGGCACGGCAAGGTTGCTCGGACAAGCACTGCTCGCCGGCATCGCGGCGGCCATGCCCGCTCTGGCGGCGATGTTGCTCGTCGAGATTTCCCTGGGCGTACTGTCTCGCTTCGCCCCGCAACTGAATCCCTTTTCAGTCGCAATGACGCTCAAAAGTCTGGTCGCTTGCCTGATCCTGTTGCTGTACTTCAGTGGTGAAGCGCCCAGGTTCCTGTACAACCGGTTCGACAACTGGTCGCTGCCCACGTTGTTCCAGGGGGACCTGTGA
- the sctS gene encoding type III secretion system export apparatus subunit SctS — translation MSDLLHAADRALFLIVALSAIPIAVATLVGLSVALVQAVTHLQEQSLPFGIKLLSVCLCLYLISGWLGARILNFGDDILRMALR, via the coding sequence ATGAGCGATTTACTACATGCCGCGGACAGGGCGCTATTCCTGATCGTCGCCCTGTCGGCTATCCCAATTGCCGTCGCCACGCTGGTCGGTCTCAGCGTTGCACTGGTGCAGGCCGTCACTCATTTGCAAGAGCAAAGCCTCCCATTTGGCATCAAGCTGCTTTCGGTGTGTCTTTGCCTGTATCTGATTTCAGGTTGGCTTGGCGCGCGCATTCTCAATTTTGGCGACGATATCCTTCGGATGGCGCTCCGGTGA
- a CDS encoding EscR/YscR/HrcR family type III secretion system export apparatus protein — translation MTQNPIILIATLAFATLLPFVLAVGSCFIKFSIVFSLLRNAIGLQQVPSNLTLNGLALIMTAFVMMPIFNQVQQYYSEHNVDLSNQASMHAFLDDGLGAYRQYLAKYAEPELVEFFGELQDAQLREHPPGVESPRPHRDVESDYVEQAPLLVLLPAYALSELKSAFKIGFYIYLPFLVVDMLISNILLALGMMMMSPVTIALPIKLILFVLLDGWEKLVKGLVLQYIDLAK, via the coding sequence ATGACGCAGAATCCCATCATCCTCATCGCAACACTTGCGTTTGCCACGCTCCTCCCGTTTGTTCTGGCGGTAGGAAGTTGCTTTATCAAGTTTTCCATTGTGTTTTCGCTCCTGCGAAACGCTATCGGCTTGCAGCAAGTCCCGTCCAACCTTACGCTGAATGGACTCGCGCTCATCATGACGGCTTTCGTCATGATGCCGATATTCAACCAGGTGCAGCAGTACTACAGCGAACATAACGTCGATTTATCCAATCAGGCGTCAATGCACGCGTTTCTCGATGATGGCCTGGGCGCATACCGTCAGTACCTGGCAAAGTATGCCGAACCGGAACTGGTTGAGTTTTTTGGCGAGCTGCAGGACGCACAATTGCGGGAGCATCCGCCCGGTGTCGAATCCCCCCGCCCCCATCGTGACGTGGAAAGCGACTACGTCGAGCAGGCCCCGCTTCTCGTTCTGCTCCCCGCCTACGCCCTTAGCGAATTGAAAAGTGCGTTCAAGATCGGCTTCTACATCTATTTGCCGTTCCTGGTCGTCGACATGCTCATATCGAACATATTGCTGGCGTTGGGCATGATGATGATGAGTCCGGTCACGATAGCACTCCCCATCAAGTTGATTTTGTTCGTTCTTCTGGACGGATGGGAAAAACTGGTCAAGGGTCTGGTTCTTCAGTATATCGACCTGGCGAAGTAA